From a region of the Leptospira kmetyi serovar Malaysia str. Bejo-Iso9 genome:
- a CDS encoding SAM-dependent methyltransferase: protein MGPGDRELRTRTRDRDRNTTASEAAASLGFSLTYREYSIEILYISGYGKNGKNSHSLKNLSWEGKTLVVYMGLNSLKEIVDDLIESGNPESLVGIVENATLAHQRMVTGNLENIVQVVEVVEVNEVRSSALLIIGDKVDYYQKMDSLKTLINRPYTFVRTKE from the coding sequence GTGGGACCGGGCGATCGCGAACTTCGTACTCGAACGCGAGATCGTGACCGGAATACGACCGCCTCGGAAGCCGCCGCGAGTCTCGGTTTTTCTCTCACATATCGGGAATATTCGATAGAGATTCTTTACATTTCGGGTTATGGAAAGAATGGAAAAAATTCCCATAGTTTAAAAAATCTTTCCTGGGAAGGAAAAACTCTAGTAGTATATATGGGTTTGAATTCACTGAAAGAGATTGTGGACGATCTGATAGAGAGTGGAAATCCGGAAAGTCTTGTGGGAATCGTAGAGAACGCGACTCTTGCTCATCAAAGAATGGTCACCGGAAATTTGGAAAACATAGTTCAAGTCGTCGAAGTCGTCGAAGTCAACGAGGTTCGTTCTTCAGCGCTTCTGATTATCGGAGATAAAGTGGACTACTATCAAAAAATGGATTCTTTAAAAACTCTCATCAATCGTCCTTATACGTTCGTTAGGACAAAAGAATGA